Below is a window of Candidatus Hydrogenedens sp. DNA.
TGCTTATCGAGCAAACCTGGATAATAAAGAATTCTACCGCAATGTCGGCATGTATGTATCTTCTCACTTGCCATAATTTCATTCACGACCTGAGGGAGTATCTGCATGAAGCAACCCGAACAGATTTCGTCTTTTAAGGGAACAACCACAGGTCCCGTTTTCTTTCTTTGTTTCACCCGCAAATAGTGACTGAGCAATTCCGGACTAACTGATTTTTGGGCTTCTAATCTTTTCTGTTCTAATCCTTTTCGTTCCTGTATAACCTCTTGAAGTTCTTTATCTATTTGTTCCTCCTGTTTTTTTAATTGTTGAATTTCCGTTTCAATTCTTTTTTTTGCTTCCAAAAAGAACAGATTCGCTTCATCCATTTGAAGCATTATTTTTATTTGTTCTTCTTCCTTTAACCCTATTTGTTTTTTTATCTCATCAATCTCTTTTAATAAAGCCTGATATTCTTCGTTCTTTTTTACCCCTTGTAATTGATTGTTGTATTTTTTTATTTGTTCCTGTAATTGGGCAATTTGTCTTTCACATTCTCTCTGGTCTAATACAAGCTTCTTATGAGTCTTTTCACTATCTTCTATTTCTTGTCTTAACTTCTTTTCCTGGATTTGTAATTTTTCTTTCTGTTTAGGTATTTCTTTCTCTTTTTGCAACAATGCTTCTATTTGTAAATCAATATCCTGTAATTCTAATAAATTTTTTATTTGTTCCTTCATATATTTTTCCTTTATTTATCTAAAAAAAAAGCCACAGCAAAATTTGCTGTGGCTTTACCTTTCAATGCCGTCCCTGAAAGTGTTTGCATCGGCACGGAACGCTACTACCGTAATTGTTCTTCTCAACAATTTTATTTTGATTGTTCCACCTTTGCATTTCCATATCACTTTCAGTCTTTATTGTAATTTCATTTTCAAACTCATTCATCATTTTCAGTATCGGAACTATTATTATACCCATTTGAACCGCACCGTTCAATTGCAATAGTTCCTGTGCGAACTACTTCGATAATTCCAAAGGGTTTCATCATATCTATAAAGGCTTCTACCTTCCCTTTGGCACCTGTAATCATAATAATCATAGCATGCGTTCCCACATCTACAACGCGGGCACGGAATATGTTTGAAATTTCCACAACCTCCGCTCTTGTCTTACGGTCTGCTTTTACTTTCACCATTACCAATTCCCGTTCAACAAAAGCCGACTGGGTTAAATCTTGAACTTCGATTACATCTACCAGTTTGTTCAACTGTTTTATAATTTGATTTAAGACATTCTCATTTCCGCGGACAGTTACTGTCATACGGGAAATTTCGGGGTTTTCTGTCTCACCGACGCAGAGGCTGTCAATATTGTATCCCCGGGCACTGAACAATCCCGAAACACGAGCTAAAACCCCAAAATGATTTTCCACCAGGATACTGATGGTATGTATTTGTTCATTCTTGGTTGTCATAGTCTTTTTCCCTCTTATTATTATTTTCTTTCTTGTTAAAACGGTTCATTGTTATCTCTATTCCATTCGAAATCCAACTTTCTACAGCAGAAGATGCTTCCTGTATCATGGTATCAACAGCAGATTTTTCCGCGTCCTCAAACGGCATGAGGACATAATCGGCTAAATCAATAGGGAGTGTAGGTTTTCCCACACCCAATCGCAATCGGGGAAAAGTATCTGTTTTACAGCAATCAATAATAGATTGAAGCCCTTTATGCCCACCAGAACTGCCCTGAGGTCTCAATCGTATGGACCCTAACGGTAATTCCACATCATCAAGGATTATTAAAAAATCCTGAGGAGCAAGGGAAAAATAATCCATAATACTCTTCACCGATTTACCACTCAAGTTCATGAAAGTTGTAGGCTTCATCAGACATATTTTTTCATCTCCCATTCTTGTATAACCGATATCAGCATAGAAATCTTCACGGGAAATGGGACAATTTATTTTATCTGATAGAAAATCCACTACTCGAAATCCTATGTTATGTCTTGTTTGAACATATTTTTTTCCGGGATTCCCTAATCCTACAATTACTTTCATCTCTTTACAATTCCAAAGAAAATTCTTCTTAATATAAATAAAATAAAAAGCATCTCAAAACTTTTCTGATACAGAAAAGTTAAGATGCTCAATTTACCATGCACCTCGAACGATATGTAAAAGGGGTAATTATTCCTTTTCTTCTTCGGCTTCTTTAGTCTCTTCGGCACCTTCTTCAGGTTTTTCTTCTTCAGTTGCCGCTTTAGCCTCAAGTGTTCGAGGCACATGGATAGATACAACCACACGGTCTGAATCCGTCAAAATCTTTACTCCTTCGGGAGGAGTAATATCTGCCACATGGATTGAATGTCCTAAAATTAAATTTGTCACATCAATTTCGATATGTACAGGAATTTGTAAAGCGAGACATTCTATCTCCAATTCGCGTAATTGATGGTCCAAAACACCACCCATTTTCACACCTTCCGATTGACCCACAAGAATAACCGGAACTGAGGTATGAATTTTTTGGTCTAATCGTATCTTCTGGAAATCTACATGAATAATAGAATTGCTTACCGGGTCCCGTTGTATCTCTTTTATAATTGCGGGTGAATCCAGATGAGCATCCCCTTCAATTTCCAATTTTACTATGGGATGCTTCCCTTCCAGATGAGAAAGCATTTTCGCAAATGTTTTTGCATCCATTTTTAATGGTACTGTTTGCTCTTTCATTCCATATAATACAGAAGGAATATTTCCCTCTTTCCTTACCTTTTTTGTAGAAGATTTCCCTTCTTTTGTCCGAAGTTGTGCCTTAATGACAGGTATTTCCATAAGTCCTTTCTCCATAAATATTTTACGTATTTTGTGTTAATAAACTACTAACAGATTGTTCTTCATGAATATTTCGAATAGCCTTAGCAATAAGTGGAGCAAGATTTAACACTTTAAATTTCTCACATCTTTTAGCCTCTTCGTTTAACTCGATAGAATTACAAAAAAGGATTTCTTCAATAGGAGATTCATTAATTGTCTTCACTGCTTTCCCACTTAGTACAGGATGCGTTGCACAAGCACGAACACTTAAAGCACCCTGTTCTTTTAAAGCAAACGCCGCTTTAACTAATGTTCCTGCGGTATCTACCATATCATCGAAAAGAATAGTATGGTAACCTTCTATTTCACCGATAATATTCATCACCTCAGATTGATTTTCTTTAGGACGACGCTTATCCACAATGGCTAAAGGCAATCCTAAACGGGAGGCAAACTCTCTGGCACGAGCCACACTGCCCATATCTGGTGAGACAACAACATAATCATTTCCATATTTCCGTTTTGCAAATTCTTCAACAAAAACAACATCACCTCTTAAATGGTCAAGAGGTATATCAAAAAAGCCCTGTATTTGCCCACAGTGCAAATCTACTGTTAGAACACGGTTTGCCCCTGCGGCTGTAATTAAATTCGCCACTAATTTAGCCGTAATCGGAACTCTTCCTTTATCTTTACGGTCCTGGCGAGCATAACCAAAATAAGGAATAACAGCTGTAATTCGGTCTGCAGAAGCGCGTCGCACCGCATCTATCATGATAAGTAATTCCATTAAATGGTCATTCACCGGTGGACAGGTGCTATTCACTAAAAAAATATCTCTACCACGGACATGCTCACATATCTGCACATGAACCTCTCCATCACTGAAGCGGTCCACAATTGCATTCC
It encodes the following:
- a CDS encoding C4-type zinc ribbon domain-containing protein, giving the protein MKEQIKNLLELQDIDLQIEALLQKEKEIPKQKEKLQIQEKKLRQEIEDSEKTHKKLVLDQRECERQIAQLQEQIKKYNNQLQGVKKNEEYQALLKEIDEIKKQIGLKEEEQIKIMLQMDEANLFFLEAKKRIETEIQQLKKQEEQIDKELQEVIQERKGLEQKRLEAQKSVSPELLSHYLRVKQRKKTGPVVVPLKDEICSGCFMQILPQVVNEIMASEKIHTCRHCGRILYYPGLLDK
- the ilvN gene encoding acetolactate synthase small subunit; its protein translation is MTTKNEQIHTISILVENHFGVLARVSGLFSARGYNIDSLCVGETENPEISRMTVTVRGNENVLNQIIKQLNKLVDVIEVQDLTQSAFVERELVMVKVKADRKTRAEVVEISNIFRARVVDVGTHAMIIMITGAKGKVEAFIDMMKPFGIIEVVRTGTIAIERCGSNGYNNSSDTENDE
- the pth gene encoding aminoacyl-tRNA hydrolase — encoded protein: MKVIVGLGNPGKKYVQTRHNIGFRVVDFLSDKINCPISREDFYADIGYTRMGDEKICLMKPTTFMNLSGKSVKSIMDYFSLAPQDFLIILDDVELPLGSIRLRPQGSSGGHKGLQSIIDCCKTDTFPRLRLGVGKPTLPIDLADYVLMPFEDAEKSAVDTMIQEASSAVESWISNGIEITMNRFNKKENNNKREKDYDNQE
- a CDS encoding 50S ribosomal protein L25, with the translated sequence MEIPVIKAQLRTKEGKSSTKKVRKEGNIPSVLYGMKEQTVPLKMDAKTFAKMLSHLEGKHPIVKLEIEGDAHLDSPAIIKEIQRDPVSNSIIHVDFQKIRLDQKIHTSVPVILVGQSEGVKMGGVLDHQLRELEIECLALQIPVHIEIDVTNLILGHSIHVADITPPEGVKILTDSDRVVVSIHVPRTLEAKAATEEEKPEEGAEETKEAEEEKE
- a CDS encoding ribose-phosphate pyrophosphokinase, whose product is MTCAGDLLVFSGNASRKLTEYICECLGILPGNAIVDRFSDGEVHVQICEHVRGRDIFLVNSTCPPVNDHLMELLIMIDAVRRASADRITAVIPYFGYARQDRKDKGRVPITAKLVANLITAAGANRVLTVDLHCGQIQGFFDIPLDHLRGDVVFVEEFAKRKYGNDYVVVSPDMGSVARAREFASRLGLPLAIVDKRRPKENQSEVMNIIGEIEGYHTILFDDMVDTAGTLVKAAFALKEQGALSVRACATHPVLSGKAVKTINESPIEEILFCNSIELNEEAKRCEKFKVLNLAPLIAKAIRNIHEEQSVSSLLTQNT